Genomic window (Gemmatimonadaceae bacterium):
AACTTCAAGGCGCTGTTCGAGGCGATCGAGCACGAACAGGGGCGCCGGGGTAACCTGTAGTCTGGACTCACTCACTAAAAGACATCACGGATGACTCGGGCACTCTAGTCGCCAGCGACGGCGTCAGCGCCAGGAAACTGCGCCTTGAGACTTGCCTGACGGTGTCGCTGTCAACGAGAGCCTAGAGTGGTCGGTTGATCAGAGATCTTTTTTAGTCCACGCACCCTAGACAAAGATGCCCATCTACCACACCCTCGGCGCCATCCCCCGTAAACGCCACACCGCGTTCCGAAAGCCGGATGGGGGCATCTATGCCGAGGAGCTGATGGGGCACGAGGGGTTCACGGGGACGTCGTCGCTGCTGTACCACGTACATCCGCCGACGACGGTAAAGTCCGTGCGCCGCGTGAAAGAGACGGCGTTCGAGGCTGACCCCGACCAAACGCTCCGGCATCGGCATTTTCTGACGGCGCGCGCGAAGAAGGGGGGGAGCCCGACCCTCGACCGCATTCCGCTGATGTTCAACCCGGACATCGCGATGCTGTACGTCGAGCCGGACAAACAGGACGAGCACTTCTATCGAAACGCGCAGTCCGACGAGCTGGTGTACGTCGCCAAGGGGAAGGGCGTTCTCGAGTCGGTGTTCGGCCGGCTGCCGTTCGGCGAGGGCGACTACTTGATCATCCATCGCGGCATCCTGCATCGATACGTCTTCGAGTCATCCGGCGACAAGCCCAAGCTACTCGTCTTCGAGAGCCGCGGGCACGTGCGGTGGCCGAAGCGGTATCGCAACGAGTTCGGCCAACTGAAGGAGGGCGCGCCGTATTCGGAGCGCGACATCCGCCGCCCGCTCGAGCTCGAGACGCACGACGAGATGGGCGACTTCCGTCTGCTCGTGAAACAATACGACGGCATCAACGAGCTCATTCTCGACCACCATCCGTTCGACGTCGTCGGGTGGGATGGCTACTTCTATCCGTGGGCGTTCAACATCGCCGACTTCGAGCCGATCGTCGGCCGCGTGCACCAACCGCCGCCTGTGCACCAGACGTTCGAGGGCGACGGATTCGTCGTCTGCTCCTTCTGCCCTCGCCCCTACGACTTCGACCCGAACGCCGTCCCGGCGCCGTACAACCACAGCAACGTGGATTCGGACGAAGTGCTGTACTACGCGTCGAGCGAATTCATGAGCCGGAAGGGGATCGAGTTCGGGAGCATCACGCTGCACCCCGACGGCATTCCGCACGGTCCGCATCCGGGACGCGCCGAAGCGTCGATCGGCGCCAAGTCGACGAACGAGCTGGCGGTGATGATGGACAGCTTCCGCCCGCTGCGTGTCGCGAAGAGTGCGATGGCGTTCGAGGACCCGAACTACCACAAGAGCTGGATCGAGGCACAGCACTCGGGGATCGCATTCAATCCGCCGACCAGCTGATCGCGGGCCTGACTGGCCCCTGACAAGATCCCAAGAAACTCAACACAGATGCCGCAGACCTTTAACAGCGATTGCCGCGGATAAACAACGAAAGCTTTTGTAGTTACTGCGGGATTGCTTTTTCAAATCTGCGGCATCTGCGTTGCATTCTTGGCCGCGGGCGAGCGTGGCCGGCGTGGCGGGCGACTACTTCGCCCCGAATCTCGCGATCGCGTCGCGGGTAAACTGAGAGAGCACGAGCGTGCCGCTCGTCTCCGCCCGCTGCTCGAGAAGGGCGGGCCAATCGTCGGTGCCGGCCCAGACCGCGCGCTTGATGCCCATCACGGCGTCCGGGTTCGCCTCGATGAGAGCGGCCACGCGGCGCGCGACTTCGGCGTCCAACTGCCCGCTGTCGTTGACGACGCGCGCGTAGAGGCCGTGGCGCTCGGCCCACTCCGCGTCTCGCCAGTCGGCGTCGATGGCCATGGCGCCGAAGGCGCCGGTGCCGATCTTCCGCTCGATGGCCGGCCCCACCACGAACGGACCGATGCCGACGGCGAGCTCACTCAATCGCACCGACGCGTTCGACGTCGCGATCGCGTAGTCCGCCGCGGCGACGATCCCGACGCCGCCGCCGACCGCCTTGCCGTGCACGCGCACGACGATCGGCTTCGCCGACTTGATCATCGAGCCGATGACGCGGGCGAACCCCATGAAGAACGCTTTCCCCTGCACGGCGTCGCCGATCGACGAAAGCTCGTCGAACGACGCGCCGGCGCAGAACGCCCCCGTGCCATAACTCCGGACGACGATGACGCGCACGTCGGCGCGCACGCTCACGTCGGCGATGGACACGGCGAGGTCGCGGAGCACCGTCGCCGGAAGCGAGTTGCTCTTGGGGTGCCCGAAGCAGATATCGGCGACGCCGTCGGCGACGAGCCTCGAAACATTCCCGTCCGCGGAGAGCGGCGCGTGCTGGCCGAGCGTCACCTCGCGGGGGCGGGTCGTGCCTGCCGTCATTGGCCGACGCGAACGCGCACACCGCCTCGAATCGTTCCGATCGTCGTGTTGCCGTTGCGGAATGTGTCGCACGCGACGCTGCTGCAGACACCGCCCGACGACACGAAGCCGCTGCCGTAGCTCGTATAGCCGTAGACGTACAGCGCTTCGCCGAAAACGCCGTAGCGATCGTAGAGATTCTTCTCGATGCCCGCGCCGACGGTCACTTCAGCACTCACGCGGTGCTGTTGCTTGGCGCTGCCGGTGCCCGCCGTCGATTCGTAGTGGATCGTGCCGGGCTGCCAATCGATGAGTCCGAGCCCGAGGCTGAGGTTCGGCATCAGGTAGGGGACGGGCATCCGCAGGCGAAGTCCCGAAGTCACCTCGAGAATCCCGGCGTGCGACGCGGTCACCGACGTCACGGTCCCGCCGTTGAGCGGTGTAAAGTTCGCGAGAAAGAGCGGCGTGTTGAGCGGGAGAGCACTATACGCCGCGTTGAGGCTGAAGCCGACTCGGCTGACCCCGCTCGAGCCCGTATCCCAGTTTTCCCAGCCGGCGTAGTACGTCGTGCCGCGATCCCAATAGCGCAGCGCCGCGTGAGGACTCACGGGTGTCGAGGAGCCGGTGCTCATCCGCACGTAGTTGCCGGGCACCAAGCCGTCGTTCCATGGGTTGCTTGGTACCTCATCCCCGCCGCCTTGAGCGAGCGCCGCGCTCGACCCGAGCACGGTGAGAAGAGCGGTAACGGCGAGCGACGTCGGTCGGCGCATGCGGACTCTGGGACGAGGTGAGACGATGGCGAAATCTATCCGGCGGTATCGGCCGGGCACTAGATTTCACAACGAGATAGAGGGTGCGCCGCGAGTCGGTACGCCCCACTCGATCAGACACTCATGTCATCGACGAACCCCCGCCCACGCCCCCCAACGCCGGCCCCGTCGCCCCCCGCCGAGGACCCGGC
Coding sequences:
- a CDS encoding homogentisate 1,2-dioxygenase, whose protein sequence is MPIYHTLGAIPRKRHTAFRKPDGGIYAEELMGHEGFTGTSSLLYHVHPPTTVKSVRRVKETAFEADPDQTLRHRHFLTARAKKGGSPTLDRIPLMFNPDIAMLYVEPDKQDEHFYRNAQSDELVYVAKGKGVLESVFGRLPFGEGDYLIIHRGILHRYVFESSGDKPKLLVFESRGHVRWPKRYRNEFGQLKEGAPYSERDIRRPLELETHDEMGDFRLLVKQYDGINELILDHHPFDVVGWDGYFYPWAFNIADFEPIVGRVHQPPPVHQTFEGDGFVVCSFCPRPYDFDPNAVPAPYNHSNVDSDEVLYYASSEFMSRKGIEFGSITLHPDGIPHGPHPGRAEASIGAKSTNELAVMMDSFRPLRVAKSAMAFEDPNYHKSWIEAQHSGIAFNPPTS
- a CDS encoding enoyl-CoA hydratase/isomerase family protein, yielding MTAGTTRPREVTLGQHAPLSADGNVSRLVADGVADICFGHPKSNSLPATVLRDLAVSIADVSVRADVRVIVVRSYGTGAFCAGASFDELSSIGDAVQGKAFFMGFARVIGSMIKSAKPIVVRVHGKAVGGGVGIVAAADYAIATSNASVRLSELAVGIGPFVVGPAIERKIGTGAFGAMAIDADWRDAEWAERHGLYARVVNDSGQLDAEVARRVAALIEANPDAVMGIKRAVWAGTDDWPALLEQRAETSGTLVLSQFTRDAIARFGAK